The Gymnogyps californianus isolate 813 chromosome 6, ASM1813914v2, whole genome shotgun sequence genomic interval caaCCATGATTAGTTTAACCCTTACTTTCTTATTTTGGAAtttatttgctgttgtttttttcttttttgttctcaaCAATGAGGAAGATGCTTTctataaaaatctatttatctTATTTATTAAGGTGGAGAGGGTAAAATGAGTCAGTAAATGTGAAGGACAATTTTATGTCTCCAAGTCTTACCCCAagcaaaatattgctttttgaACAAGCTTTACTTTGAGTTTCTAGCTGCAGGTGTAAACTAGCCAGCAATTCCCACAGCCCACAATGTAGCTATATGAATGAAGCCAAATTCCAGTCCAGGTCCGCAGCCTTTCCGTGTGAGTCTGCCTTCTTTTGGGGATGCTCTGGAGCCACCACAGTGCGTGTGTATGAATTGAAGTGAAGGTTTGCTGGAAGACTGACCAcggaagcagaaaaatgttcataCATGTATTTGTTTGCTAGCATGCTTTAGTACTCAGGCATTTAACTGAAAATCAATAGCAGGTAAACCAAAAGTTGGGCAGAAAGAGTTGAAAGATATTGTTATCTATTTTAACAGAAACCTATACAGTAGGGAGAAgtacaggagaaaagaaatgaaaacacaattttGTCAACCGCTCTTTGATAAGCTTTCTCTAAGCCCAGCTCTGAGAGTGATGTGGTTACATAAGAACTTGTGGCTTCTTGAAAATCTATGTGTCTGGAGGCtgaaaatccagaaagaaaatagagagaATGGCAAATGTTGATTTTATAATGTGGGATTATTTTTAAGCTTGTTCTCATTACATTTTAGGGAACCTGCCCTGTTGTATTTTGAGTCCTTGAATATACTGAGCATTTTGAAGTTGTTATAAAAGTGAATGTGCTTAAAAGCAATggattttgaaatagaaaatgttggTTTTAAGTCAGAAGATGCGTTACTGGCAAAGTGTATTGTATATTCCCAGTAAGCTACACAGTGCAGGGAGTCTGTTTCAGCAAGGACTATGTATATCTGGGATATAAAGAAAGGcatacttaaaatattattgtgGGGAGGAGAGGCCAAAGGTATTCCTTCATTTCTTAAAGGAGGCTGGGGCCCCTCTTAGCAGGCAGGTTCACGAGTTAATTAGGAGTTCAGGGTTTAGTCCATTCATTACAGGTTTCAAAAtgactttcttcctttctccaccTGTCATGTCCACAGCTGCTCGGTTAGCCACTTAGCATGGTAAGTGCATGCATACTTCCCTGTTACAGCCTGTGAAGTTGTGCTATACATTGCGGGCAGAACGATTCCCAGATCAAGACCTTTAGCCAATGGCAGCAGCTCCTTTGCGCGTTGAACTCGGAGGGCTGACCTAACTGAAACCGCGAGCTGGGGAAAGGCGTGTTCACTTGCTGAAAAGGGTCTGCTAGGCTGTGGTATTTCCCACCCCACTTCTCTGATCGATTCTCTCTCACAGGCAGGAATGGCATCTCCTGAAAATCCTGAGCAGTTGATCATTGCCCTGGAACCTGAGGCTGCCTCTATCTACTGCCGAAAGCTCCGCCTGCACCAGATGATAGACCTGAGTAGTAGGGCGCCTGTCAATGGTTATAGCCCAAGTGACACTATTGGAACTGGATTTACACAGGGTACTTCTTCTATTAACTCACTTCTTTAGATTCTTGTGTCTAGGTTTGCTTTGGCCATGAGGGCTGTTTTCTTACCAtttcttgttgtctttgctCTCTTGAAATGTTTCAGGCTAGCATCAGTTTGCTTTTATaaactgttttgctgtttaCTGTAATTAGACTAGTTTAGGTATTGATCCAGCACACACTTGAATTTTAGCACACAGGTAGCTTCATTGCCTTGCCTTTATTGGGATGTTATGAGAGTCTTTTAGTATTTTCACAACGgtatttttttgccttaatTAAAATCAATACTTGGTGTTggatcatttttttaatttaatttgttggcAACAATTATGTGTTCGATTAGCTGCATTATTGAAGCAGTGTTAAATAACTGGATCCACAATGGGACTTTTAGTCTGAGGTGTTCCAGAGTTTTGGCAGATGCTTTTTGATGTCATCTTTATGAAATATCATTAATTACTTTCAACGCTCAGAGGAACACACAGTCTTGGAATATAGCAATGAATTTATCTGCTCGTAGAAGAGCAACTAGATACAGCACTTCCGATTTATTGACCTGGGATCTGTTGCTAATACCAATGTTTGACGACTGACTTACAATGAGGGACGGAGATTGGACCACAGTGTAAGTCACCTGCCAAAAGATCCTTCGTCACCAAAGATTTTTGAGCTTGGTATCATACCTGAGATTGGAGGAaaataggagagaaaaaaaaaaaaggaaaacaaagcagcagtaaGATGTGATTACTGTATAATGCACAGATTTCCTGTCTGTGTGAATTGTAACAGTTGCACTGATATTGGTGGTAGTGTGCCAATCTATCCCAGAAGgaatttttcagaagaatttgtattttatcaCATTTACTAGGTCAAAACAGTACAGGCAAATGGAAGATTTAACCTAGTAAAGCTATTCCTGTACTTACCAGAGGGCATTTTTTTTAGTTAGGCGGAGTCACTACATCCATTCTCTCAAATCCATGCGTTTCCTAGCCAGCACTTGTCAGATGTGTTCAGCGTTACGGAGGCCCATGCAGAGCACAGGACACAATCCATTTTCAGGACACAGTCCCGTCAGGGGCCCCTCACCTTCTGTCCCCCTCGTTTGTGTCCTGAACCATTCCAGTTCCATGTGATTATACATGAACTCACTTTCAGGCTACACAGGGATTTGCCtctgggaaaataataaaagaaaagagtttCTCTGGTTAAGGTTTTGAAGCTGGGCAGAACCTGGCAGATCATGGATTTCTGCTAACGGGCTTTTTCTTTGATGGGGGGTACCATTCTCCTTGACCTTGTATGGTAAAAGCTACTGGGGATGAGAAAGGTTTCAtgtcaaaaataatgaaaacaaagtttggAGTGAATTAATTTGGGGTtagaattaaaatttcataaagGCATGGCAGGGACCCAAGACAAGCTGAGAATAGATTAAGGAGAAAAACCCTTTAAATATAAACAGAGAGAAGCACTCCAAGGACCATATTATTGCTGtgaagtcaaaacaaaaattttactGTTCATAGTAGCCAGGATAAGCTTACTTCAGTCGTAGTTAAAGACTGGCTCTTGTGTTCACTTCTAGCCCACAGGAGTGAATGAAAGGACTCCCATTGACTTCTGTGGGCTCTGTGTCAGGCCCTTGCTCGGACCTAGTGCTTGTTCTGTCATTGAATGCTTCGTCATCTAAGCTCTCGCTGTGTGCTGCTAAGTCAGTGCAGCGAGGCTGATGTGGCTTGTCTGCATCACAGGGTCTTTATGGGGAGGGTACGGGTGCAAGTGAAGCCACTGGTCTTTTTCTGATGATAGGCACTATagaaacaagaagcaaaatgcATTCAGTGATTTGCATGctgatattttcagaaagaatgaTGTTTTCATGCATGACAGGATGCATCTCTTCTTCTGTAGTGTTTTATAGAAGTGCTTTTGAAGGTGAGTGAAGGTTACACagggaatgatttttttttgatcaTTCAGTTGTAGAGGTTGATTTAGAAGCATAATAGCAAATGCTTTCTCtactctgctttctcttcacaGACTGTTCGGcatcttttaaatgtttaagtaGCAACTAAGTCTTTTAAGTTAACTGATTGTTATAATAGTATTGCTAGattatgcttaatttttaattggtgtatatttaaaatactctgaGGGTCAGACTTGGTGATCACTGTGGCCTTAAGAAGTTATAAATCTGAGAAGCAGTGCTTTTGGCTGCTTGTTTTGAGACAGACCAATGTCCTGAAAGGCTTGGGAGGCATCTTTGCCTGAGCACCCAAAATCAGCAGGAGTTTTTGGAAACGTGGGGATAgtctccccagccctgggcgGCGCAGGTCGGTCTGGCAgcgggccggggctgccgcctGGCGGCAGAGGCTGCGGCGAGCACAGCTGGCTGCGAGCCTGCTCGGTTCCAGGTGGcgctttaaaaaacagaatatattaaaaaaataagtcagaCCTGTTTATACCTTTCATATGAGGTTATTGGTTTTAATCCAGTTAGTATCAAGGAAGATCAGTGtggctgaaaaacatttttccttctttctaggAACAACTTTATAATGTTTCTGATTCTAATGCaataatttttgttcatttgttttgttaaaaagtgATGCATACAGATCTGTCAGCCTGCTTGCACTTGTTTCCTGCAGCTTATGATATCAACTTCTTCATGCTTTCTCATACTCAgtaattttttctctgtcaaTGACTAGCTAAGGAACATGTCCGTCGTAATCGCCAGAGTCGTACCTTTTTGGTGGAAAATGTCATAGGAGAGATCTGGTCCGAACTGGAGGAAGGTAGTGTCCTTTCTTGAATAAACTGTGCTCTCACTGGTTTTATATTGCAGGCAAACATTCTGTTTCCCACAAATGTGCTGGGCACTGCATTGTTCTCACAGTGATtataaataggaaaagaaagaaatacaagttCATGTGCTGCTCTTAGTTACTAAGGCTGAACTGCAGTTCTGTATGCTCTAGCAAAATATGGTTTATTAAGGAGATGGTAGAAAGCAATCcaggttttaaaatgcaacCAGAATATTTTCCTCAGAATAGGGCTTGTAAGTATGCCGTAGTATTAATTTGGTAGCCCACTAGAACGTAcaccagcagcaagagcagTTCCACTAATCTACTTTTCATCTGTGCTAAATCAATAGCTTTTGACATCTGAATTTCATATTTGTTATCAATCATTGCATTATAATTACTAATAAAGATCAAGTCTTCAGCATAGACATCCATGACTTTCTGTAAGTCATTATCTCTCATGGTGACAATGCCACTGAGAAGCTTTCATTGCGATATGCTGTTGTGATAACGCTAATGTAAATACCATTTGCCTATTCCTTTGGCAAACTAGGTGACCGTTACATCGTTGTTGACAGTGGAGGAGGCACAGTAGATATGACTGTCCATCAGATCAGGCTCCCTGAAGGACATCTTAAGGAGCTATACAAGGCAACAGGTAATGTCACTTCCActgcttgctttatttatgtaatattttgACTTGTCAGTGAAGGAAATGTGTGCCTTTATTATTCGCTACGTTTCACTAACAGTTCTTCCTGAAATAAGACCAGCATTCAAAATTAGTATAACCTAGCTGCTGGTCAGCAGACGTGGGTAAATCACTTAATGCTTCTGATGCTTTTGGATGGTAAACCTCACATTGGGAGAGTAAGAAACTGCCACCTCCTGTGTTATTCACTCCCGTTCAGGCCATGACCTCCTGCCATGGTCCTGGTCTGACTTCTGCTAGTAGAGTCATCATCTTCCTGTCCTTTGAGAGGTCACCTGCGTATTGCTGCTTTGTCCAGGTATTCAGAGATGTACTGTGGAGATATGAATAGCTGAGTGTCACAAGAAGATCCTTGTAAAGTGACTGTTGGCAGAACAGAAGTTTCCCTAGATTTAAGGGGAATCTTATATATTCCAGTAATTTCACAGGCAGTGTAACAAGGAGGGTCTACCATCCCCTGGGAAAAATGCACAATGATTGGTCCCCAACAGAGATATAAAGTGCAATTCCTTGAATGGTATTCCATTCCTGAACTCCACATCCCCTTTGACTTTGTCCTGTGGCTAAGCTGTTAAGCACATCAGTCAGCCTATTATTTGTTGCTGTGTCTATACCAAGTTAATCTTCACCTGTATGGTTCATCACTGAGCCTTCTCAGTCTTGGTGACTGTAAGACTACGTCAGGAAACAACCTAGTAAGAGCATATGGGACAGCATACATCGAGTCTACTCCTAAATATGAGTCCAACCCACACCTTTTCATGTGTGGATAAGGAGGCAGTTTCCtctgtttctaataaaaatgtttctgttttatagTCGTAGTGTGACAGTGGCTATGATGGTATAGGAGTAAAAGTGCAGGCAAAGGTAAAATTATGTTCTGTGTTACACCAGTGGTTACATTTAGGAAAGATACCTCTTTCTGTAGACCTTCTCCCATGACAGTCCTAGTAGTGTCGATCTGATGTGTATTTGGTCAACTTGAAATCTAATAAGCAGTTCAGAATattaaagctgtgttttgtttgtaaTACAGGTGGGCCATATGGTTCTCTAGGTGTGGACTATGAATTTGAAAAGCTCCTGtgtaaaatatttggagaagaTTTTATTGAGCAATTTAAAATCAAACGTCCTGCTGCCTGGGTAGATCTGATGATAGCATTTGAGTCCCGTAAACGGGCAGCAGCTCCAGACAGGACCAATCCACTAAACATcactctgcctttctccttcatTGACTATTACAAGAAGTTTCGAGGTCACAGTGTAGAACATGCCTTGAGGAAAAGCAAGTGAGTAGACAATTGAAGCCAAATGGATGCAGAATTAACTACTGGTACCAAAGACAAATAATTACAATATCCTAATTACATGTAGACTGAAAgataataatgtaaaaatgtaatataagGATGAGAAAATGGGATTGCCTGAAGTGCAGTTTCCAGAATGAAAGTTCTGATCAATCTCTTGCAAAAGCTTTTCTATACAAGACTTGCACTCTTCTGGTATTGCATTCTACGACTTCTGTTAGGCCACCACGGCACCACTTTCCTGAATTTGACCATATATTTTTAGTCTCTTATGTGTTAATTAGGAACATCAGATCAAATACAGAATTTGATGTCTAAAAGTTAGTTGCCTAGAACCTTAATTTTTAGAGGCCTGGGCCCTGGAACAAATCCAAGATCTTGAGTGAGATGTGTAAATATGTTCATGGCTTGAGGAAAGTTATTAACAATACCAGATCACTGGTGAAAAAATATACTACTGCATAGAGCTCTGCAAGGGGAAAGCATTCTTCTTTTGAAGTGATGGCAGACTTTCTCTTCTAGTATTTTACCAGTTTAGATAATTTGCTCGGTAGGTGGGGAGACATAATCCCCTCCAGAGATTTTAATTAATGATTTTCAGTATCAAGAAGGCACCCTAATGACAAGATCATGGGCTGCTATAGAAAAGGAAGTGAAGAGAAAGTAGAAGTGGGcattttgcatcttttgaaATTATATACTACAGGAGACCTGGAAATTAATGGCATAAAAGAGAACGAACAAGATAGCCGGCAAATCTGGGGCAGAATGCTTGGGACCTGAGAGCAGAAGACGTGATATTTAGTACCTGTACCTTGGCTTCTTTCTGCGTTTTTTAATCCAGTGAATGTTGAATGTAGCATGCAGGCTGAAACTCCTGCATCTCTTCCTAAAGTTATTTGTAAATGTACTTTAAGACTAAATGACTTGGAATCCAGCTCAGAGTCACTTCCTAAGAGACTGAGGttctgaaatctttaaaaatttctggAAATATTCCCCCTCACGAGACCATCTCCTTCTTATTAGTAGTCTTAATAGTGACTCTTAGAGGGAATGCTAAATGTTcccttcaaataaaataaaattaattggaTAACAAGATAGAAAGAGTATAAAGGTGACATATAATGTACACGAATGAAAAGGAGATTACTGAGCTATATGGATGTGTATCAGTGATGGAATAACATAATGCCTGTATTCATTTAACAAATGTTATGCCTCACTAAAAATGCTGTGCTGCCTTCTGCCTCCTGGGGAGGCTTCCCATACTTGATTGTTTTCCTTATGTGTTTCCAGTGGCTTTGGCCTGCTGCTGCTATAATCTAAATGTTGCCCTTCTGGAGATGAATCAGTGCTGTTTCAGATGAGTGAGCACTGGATTGACTGCCAGCTGTTTCAGGAAGCAGCTGAGCATTGGTAATGCTACAGAAGGCAATcaggcaaagaaaacaacaattagacaagcaaaaataacaattcTCCCTTGAAATTTTACATTGCTGCAGTTGGTATGGGGCTAGGGTGAGGTGAGGCACTTTCTTCCAAGCAAAATGCATGCAGATTCTGTAAACtcatccatttatttttttagtgtgtCTTGTGAGTGCTTGGCTGTTTGTTACTGTAATGTTTTAATGTCCTTTCTAACTGTTCTTTTCCAGTGTGGACTTTGTGAAGTGGTCCTCCCAGGGAATGTTGAGGATGAGCCCGGATGCAATGAATGCTCTTTTCAAGCCTACAATTGACCAGATCATTCAGCACCTTAGTACGTATCTGCGTGTAATTCCACTTTCCAGCTGAGCTGAAACTGAAGCTTTCCTTACCTGTTTCAAACCAGTAACTGGAATTAGAGTCAAACAACCCTCCTAGTACACACCAAATGTGGGCAAGGAATTTAGTTCTGAAACTTGTAGTTCTCTACGAAGTAgttaggaaaataataaaagtaaggGACATCACCTTAACACGTATTCCTACCTAGTTCTGGTACTATTTATTCAGTGTGATTCAGTTGTGTTACTGCCTAAGCTTCAATTATTCTGTGCTTCCAGGGCTGCAAGCATTAAGAAGGCTTAAATGCACTGACTAACCCAgatcctgcttttctttttcctgtttcaggCAACAACTAAATAATGCCAGAGATGTAACTAGTTTCTGATTATTCCTGCTATTAAGacttctatttcatttttcctcagtgGAAGGTCACATTTGTTCATGACCATCCAAATCACTGACATCTCTAAAACACACATATCTCTAAAACAACAAATGATGCATTATGGTAAAAGTACTTTCAGGCATGGCTTAAGCAGCACTGAATTTATTTATCCCATAATGGAAAGTGACATAGGCTTATTGggaaatttattatttaaagtcTTCCTGGTAGAAGATTGGATTTGTATCAAGTAGAGTATAATATATGTACTGAGCGAAGTATTGCTGTTCTGCACATTACAAAGCACTAATTGAATGTATTTGGAATGGAATATCCAGCTTTGCTCACTATATGTGAGGAATTATTAGGTAAATTTCAGAGGTCACAACTTAGTAAGACAACTAGTACAGAACAGCTTATATgtcagcagggagggagagaccTAGAGTTACCATAGTTGTGACAGATAACTCAGGCATGCTGCCTCAGTTATTTGAATTAAGGGTGAGCTTACAACTGAACTATATGACTTTCTTGAAAGTAGGGGATGTGGGCTTAAGGTAAGAAGGAACCTGTAAAAATGTAAGGAGGTACTATTTTGCAGATGGTACTTACTGTGGTTAAGACGTTAGGCTCAGAAATAATAGGTGAATTTAAAATGGGGTGACTTATCTGGAATGCAGTAAAGGGTATGTGAATTGGTTAGGTTTGGGAATACCTCACTGATACTTGAAGTGGCAGGATGATGTCTGTTTCCCTACTACCCATAATGTGACTGGCAGGATTTCTTTGCAAGAAATCTGTGTCTCCCTTTACTGGTAGaagctaaataaaaattctgttttaagtGCCACTTCAGAAATACTGTATGTTTTGAGGTAAGTTTCCATTCACGGTGAAATAGAGTATAAAGAGACTACAGAAGTGGAACTAGTGCATGCTGAGAGAGGCAGTGTGGGCATAGATATGGCAGTTTCAGATCTTGTGCATGTGCATGGGATATTCAGTGCACTCAGACGTTAGGAGTTTCACCTGCATTGCCTTGTCACAGTGGATTTTTCCCTATTGAATGGGCTCTGTTTCTGTTTAGGTGATGTGTTTGATAAGCCAGAAGTGACCAATGTCAAGTTTCTGTTCCTGGTGGGTGGCTTCGCTGAATCCCCCTTACTCCAACAAGCTGTTCAGACCGCTTTTGGTTCGAGATGTCGAGTCATCATTCCTCAGGATGTGGGGCTCACTATCCTCAAAGGAGCTGTTCTCTTTGGTCTAGACCCTGCTGTCATCAAAGTGCGGCGTTCACCTCTCACCTACGGTGTGGGTGTGCTCAATCGGTTTGTGGAAGGGAAGCATCCACCAGAGAAGCTTCTAATCAAAGATGGCACACGCTGGTGCACTGATGTCTTTGACAAATTTATCTCAGCTGACCAATCTGTAGCCCTTGGAGAAACTGTGACACGCAGTTACACACCTGCCAAACCTTCTCAGTTAGTAATAGTGATCAATATCTATAGCTCAGAACAAGATAATGTTAGCTTCATCACCGAATCTGGAGTGAAAAAGTGTGGCACCCTTCGCTTGGATCTCACAGGAACTGATGCTTCAGTGCCAAACCGGCGGGAGATCAAAACACTTATGCAGTTTGGGGACACTGAAATCAAAGCCATGGCCATTGATGTTGCCACCTCTAAAAGTGTCAAAGTTGGTATTGATTTCTTAAACTACTAACAGCCCATTTTCCCCACCACAGCCTGTTTGTGAGACTGATCTTCCACTATTCCATTTTTTGACTTTCATATATCATGTAATCAACTTGAATTTCAGCAGGCTACATGAGAACAGCTAGTAAGGTGGGGTATGTCATGTCTGTGCCCTTTGATGACCAAAGGCTGGATTTTGAAAGACCCTTAAAAAGTTTTAGGAGCAAAAGTTCCAGAGGTAGTAAAAGTTCCCAAGTTACTCAAGCATGCTTAAAGATCTGCCTTTATTAAGTACTGATTATTGTTGGGTCCTGAAGATTAGTTAAAACCATATAAAATCATAATCTCTTTGCcttgttcttcttcttcttcttcctcttcctcctaaGAAAAACTCACTAACCCACTTGGTTGTTGTAGGGGCGTATCTGTGTGGGGTATCTGTTTAAACAGCACCATCCTCTGGCAATGGGAACAAATTAGTAGTCTATAgtattcttttgttcttttgattttgccctatgctttcaaaattttaagtGCTGAAAATCAATGACTTAAATAAATGGGAACTGAGTTTCTTGAATTCTGAGatgcaactgaaaagaaaatcctcagAAATCCTTAAAATTAGATTTAggaagtgtatatatatatatatatatattttaggaGCCTAACATTGATTGCTCCAGTTTGAAAACAAGGCCTTTATTGTCAAAGCTCTCAGAACAAGCTGTTGGATTAAATGGCTAGCATTACCCTCATTATACTTTGGAAAATTATTAAGAACAAAGCTATTTCCCTTTTGGGtcttctaaatttatttttattagtctCCATctgaaatcatagaatcacagaatagttgaggtcAGAGGGGACATCCATTGACtatctggtccaacctcccaGCTCTAAGCAGTGTCAACTAGAACAGGATGCTTTGTCcggttttgaatatctccaaagatggagatgCCTAaactctgggcaacctgttccagtatttgaTAACTGTCACTGCAAAGAagttttttctgatgtttaaaaggaatttctggagtttcaatttgtgcccattgcctcttgttccTTCACTGGATACCTCTGAGACAtctggcttcatcttctttaCTGTCTTCAGTCAGGCATTTATACACATTCCTGGTATCCCCTGAACCTTCTCGAGTCTaaacagtctcagctctctcagcctctcctcacatgATAGATACTCCAATCCCTTAATGATCTTCATGGCGCTTTGCTGGTCTCAGTCCTGTATGTCCATGTCGCTCTTGTACTGAGAAGCACAGAACTGGACCCggcactccagatgtggtctcaccagggctgaaTAAAGGGGAATAATCACTTTCCTTGatctgctggcaatgctcttcctaatgcagcccgGGAGGCTATTGGCGTTCTTTAttgcaagggcacattgctggctcacgcTCAACTTTGTGTCTACCAAGACACCGAGgtctttttctgccaagctgcttcccagccagtTGGCCCTCAGCGtatactggtgcatggggttacTCCTCCCCAGGTTCAGGACTCTGCACTTCCCTTCATTGAACTTTATGAGGTTACTGTCTGcacatttctccagcctgaCGAGGTCCCTCTGACCCATCTGGTTTATCAAGCACTTCTCCAAGtgattatatttcttttcttgttaatCCCTGTGTTAAGATTTGGAAGTACAGTTGCATGATGGCTGTCCAGGAAGATTTAAACaacttaaaagagaaaacatccaGATCGAAAGTACCATGATATATTTTGAGTAGCAGACATTTTAATtgagtaaaatatatttctggaTTGAGTTGAATGGCCAGTAAAGTGGAAGGCAGAGGCcaagagaatgaaaatacaaatagcaTTAAATAAAGCATTCCTTACATGGCTATGAGCACACAACTCTAACGCAGGTGAAATACAATGATGGTTGTGGTAGCATCTTGTTTTCCAAATAATAactttctggaaatgttttcttaagcACGTTTACGCGGaaaatttcttctgcaagtggaacagtttttattttgcaaaatgctaCAGGTGGATAACTTCTGAAACCTACAATCTATATCTGCTGTGAAGTGACAACTTCAGATCCAAATCCAAATCCCACTCCAAATTGGCAGACTGATACTAACCTGTAGAATCACCCTAAAATGCTGACACTTTCGGAGCATTTATACAGAGCTGCCTGATTACCTGCTGGAATTCATTACATTTTTGAAACTTTGCAATGTTAATTGTTAAACTAAACTTTCCTTTCTAATAAGTTGAGCATGAGTTAAATCCATTACTGACACTTTTAGGAAATGAAAGCTTTATCAATTATTTCACTAATTTACGTTCCAATCCTGCACTTAAGCTTTCTGTGTTTAGCCTGGAGTTTTGCCACAGTAAAGAGCTGCAGAACTGATCTACTGCGTTTTGCTATTGAGTTTTCTGTGTCTCTTGCAGAATTCCCTAGTTGAATGTGAAATCTGTTCTgcattcagctttaaaaaaaaaaagaaaagaagaagaaaaaaaaaaaagaactatggAGAACGCTAGTCACAGTATCCGGCTGGATACTTTCTATAATTACAAAGTGTGCTTGCTAGCATTCAGTTTCCTGCTGCCTGctaaatgctttaaaagctaaatactgggatttttttgtgtgttgctTTCCATGGTTTACAAACAAGAGAAACTTTAAGATGAGTT includes:
- the HSPA12A gene encoding heat shock 70 kDa protein 12A, with translation MSETESGAADAVSTSAYSSPAKSLGDPGITPLSPSHIVKDSDADDAVEQLFLVVVAIDFGTTSSGYAYSFTKEPECIHVMRRWEGGDPGVSSQKTPTTILLTPERKFHSFGYAARDFYHDLDPTESKHWLYFEKFKMKLHTTGNLTMETDLTAANGKKVKALEIFAYALQFFKEQALKELSDQGGSDFENTEVRWVITVPAIWKQPAKQFMRQAAYKAGMASPENPEQLIIALEPEAASIYCRKLRLHQMIDLSSRAPVNGYSPSDTIGTGFTQAKEHVRRNRQSRTFLVENVIGEIWSELEEGDRYIVVDSGGGTVDMTVHQIRLPEGHLKELYKATGGPYGSLGVDYEFEKLLCKIFGEDFIEQFKIKRPAAWVDLMIAFESRKRAAAPDRTNPLNITLPFSFIDYYKKFRGHSVEHALRKSNVDFVKWSSQGMLRMSPDAMNALFKPTIDQIIQHLSDVFDKPEVTNVKFLFLVGGFAESPLLQQAVQTAFGSRCRVIIPQDVGLTILKGAVLFGLDPAVIKVRRSPLTYGVGVLNRFVEGKHPPEKLLIKDGTRWCTDVFDKFISADQSVALGETVTRSYTPAKPSQLVIVINIYSSEQDNVSFITESGVKKCGTLRLDLTGTDASVPNRREIKTLMQFGDTEIKAMAIDVATSKSVKVGIDFLNY